The following are encoded in a window of Ranitomeya variabilis isolate aRanVar5 chromosome 6, aRanVar5.hap1, whole genome shotgun sequence genomic DNA:
- the XRCC2 gene encoding DNA repair protein XRCC2, with product MSDDFRKAESGTQLLARLEGRASLKELEPLLFANGDCPLHGDIIEFHGPEGSGKTEMFCHLIARCILPVSEGGLQVEVVYVDTDYHFDMLRLVTILEHRLSQSEEEMVKQCLSRFFLVYCSSSVQLLLTLYSLENMFCSRPSLCLLIIDSLSSFYWIDRNNGGESISRQESNIRKCIELLDKLIKEYKLVLFASTQTIMQKMYNETSEASHSEKQASSAVDFKPYLCKLWQHVTTNRVFFSKEKKHESNITMFSVTSCHLKGKNVIRRSFVVTEAGAKFIP from the exons ATGAGCGATGACTTCCGGAAAGCAGAGTCCGGCACCCAG CTTCTTGCAAGACTGGAGGGACGCGCTTCTCTGAAGGAACTGGAGCCTTTGCTTTTTGCCAATGGAGATTGCCCTTTGCATG GTGATATAATTGAATTCCATGGTCCAGAAGGCTCTGGAAAAACAGAAATGTTTTGTCATCTAATCGCCCGATGTATCTTGCCAGTTTCAGAGGGTGGTTTACAAGTCGAGGTGGTCTATGTAGACACAGACTATCACTTTGACATGCTTCGTCTGGTCACTATACTCGAACACCGATTGTCCCAAAGTGAAGAAGAGATGGTGAAGCAATGTCTGAGCAGATTCTTCTTGGTCTACTGCAGTAGTAGTGTACAGCTGCTCCTCACACTTTACTCCCTCGAGAACATGTTTTGCAGCCGCCCTTCTCTGTGTCTGTTAATCATAGATAGTCTGTCATCTTTCTACTGGATCGACCGCAATAATGGAGGAGAAAGCATTTCTAGACAAGAGTCGAATATCAGGAAATGCATAGAGCTTCTTGATAAATTGATAAAGGAGTACAAGCTGGTTCTTTTTGCTTCCACACAAACTATAATGCAGAAGATGTACAATGAAACCAGTGAAGCATCTCATTCTGAGAAGCAAGCGTCTTCTGCTGTAGACTTCAAACCCTATCTGTGCAAACTGTGGCAGCATGTCACTACCAACCGAGTATTTTTctcaaaagagaaaaaacatgaaagcaatatcACAATGTTTTCTGTTACATCCTGCCACCTGAAGGGCAAAAATGTCATCAGGCGCTCATTTGTGGTAACTGAAGCTGGAGCTAAGTTCATCCCATGA